One window of Triticum dicoccoides isolate Atlit2015 ecotype Zavitan chromosome 5A, WEW_v2.0, whole genome shotgun sequence genomic DNA carries:
- the LOC119296954 gene encoding BTB/POZ and MATH domain-containing protein 3-like, whose product MAKRRKVTSAIVAEEERRTHVINIDGYSRTKELLKAGDCTTSIPFMVGDHNWVVKYYPNGNDKHGHISVYLVLDSAGGDGVKAKVTFSILDKGGEPVPAYIKVAPEHVFPYNGSDWGFGDFIKHEDLEGSVHLGGDSFRIKCDVAVKKIRSEETHANQFVVVPPSNLHRHLGELLKSKDGADVAFRVGGEIFSAHRSVLAARSPVFKAELFGTMRERSGDPIEIDDIEAGVFKSLLHFIYTDSLPETTREGTNEGVTQEDIATAGHLLVAADRYDIARLKLICEEILCNHIDSSMVATSLVLAEQHNYHGLKEACFEFLASPSNLEAMIVSDGYQHLKSSCPSLLRELIARLLPVELTAAKDIIRDI is encoded by the coding sequence ATGGCGAAGCGTCGGAAAGTCACGTCCGCCATTGTAGCTGAAGAAGAGAGAAGGACTCACGTGATCAACATAGATGGGTACTCAAGAACCAAGGAGCTGCTCAAGGCCGGCGACTGTACCACATCCATCCCTTTCATGGTGGGAGATCATAACTGGGTCGTCAAGTATTACCCGAACGGCAACGACAAACATGGTCACATATCTGTTTATCTGGTCCTTGATTCGGCGGGCGGCGACGGTGTGAAGGCGAAAGTCACCTTCAGCATCCTTGACAAGGGTGGAGAACCAGTGCCCGCATACATCAAAGTCGCCCCGGAACATGTGTTCCCATACAATGGTTCAGATTGGGGTTTCGGTGATTTTATCAAGCATGAGGATCTGGAGGGATCGGTGCATCTAGGAGGCGATAGTTTCAGAATCAAGTGCGACGTGGCCGTGAAGAAGATCCGTAGCGAAGAGACACATGCAAATCAGTTTGTTGTGGTTCCTCCAAGCAACTTGCATCGGCATCTCGGTGAGCTCCTGAAAAGCAAGGATGGAGCAGACGTGGCCTTTCGAGTTGGTGGCGAGATATTCTCAGCCCATAGGTCGGTGCTCGCCGCTCGTTCGCCAGTCTTCAAGGCGGAGCTCTTTGGTACCATGAGGGAGAGATCTGGTGATCCTATTGAAATTGATGATATAGAAGCAGGTGTGTTCAAGTCCTTGCTCCATTTCATCTACACGGACTCACTCCCTGAGACAACTCGTGAAGGAACCAATGAAGGCGTAACGCAAGAAGATATAGCAACAGCTGGCCATCTACTTGTAGCAGCAGATAGGTACGACATTGCGAGGCTCAAGCTGATATGTGAGGAGATATTGTGCAATCACATTGACTCCAGCATGGTTGCAACTAGTTTGGTTTTGGCTGAGCAGCATAATTACCATGGACTCAAGGAGGCTTGCTTTGAGTTCCTTGCTTCTCCGTCCAATTTGGAAGCGATGATCGTAAGTGATGGTTACCAACATCTAAAAAGCAGTTGCCCATCTCTTCTGCGAGAGCTGATTGCTAGACTCTTGCCTGTTGAACTGACAGCAGCCAAGGATATTATCAGGGACATTTAG